The following proteins come from a genomic window of Pseudomonas sp. J452:
- a CDS encoding paraquat-inducible protein A, with protein MRALDAGILVCGECHQLEYLIEDQVQHCARCGSRLHMRRPDSITRTWALLITAAVLYIPANLLPIMTINFFGNGAPSTIMGGVLELIHADMLPIAAVVFIASILVPTFKLVGIALLLYSVQRHQPMSAQQRILMYRFIEWIGRWSMLDIFVIAILVALVNFGNIASIQAAPGAIAFCCVVILTMIAAVTFDPRLIWDNTDAEEVEDGSADLPSDKAQG; from the coding sequence ATGCGCGCACTTGATGCCGGAATTCTGGTCTGCGGCGAATGCCATCAGCTGGAATACTTGATCGAAGACCAAGTACAGCACTGTGCGCGTTGCGGCTCCAGGCTGCATATGCGCCGCCCGGACAGTATCACCCGGACCTGGGCCTTGCTGATCACCGCGGCGGTTCTCTACATTCCGGCCAACTTGCTGCCGATCATGACCATCAACTTCTTTGGCAACGGCGCGCCGTCGACCATCATGGGCGGCGTACTGGAACTGATCCATGCCGATATGCTGCCAATCGCGGCGGTGGTGTTCATCGCCAGCATCCTGGTGCCGACCTTCAAGCTGGTGGGTATCGCCTTGCTGCTGTACTCGGTACAACGCCATCAGCCGATGTCAGCCCAGCAGCGCATCCTGATGTACCGTTTTATCGAGTGGATTGGACGCTGGTCCATGCTCGATATCTTTGTCATCGCAATCCTGGTTGCACTGGTCAATTTCGGCAACATCGCCAGCATCCAGGCGGCTCCCGGTGCGATCGCGTTTTGCTGCGTGGTGATCCTGACCATGATCGCGGCAGTGACGTTCGATCCGCGATTGATCTGGGATAACACCGATGCAGAAGAGGTAGAGGACGGCAGCGCCGATTTGCCGAGCGACAAAGCGCAGGGTTGA
- a CDS encoding copper chaperone PCu(A)C, with the protein MRLKPAALALLALLGNCALAHEFTVGDLHIEHPWSRALPPNAPNGGAYFVVHNQAQSADRLLAVSTPRAAKAELHTHLMLGEVMKMQKVDSVSIPAGGEVRFAPGGNHVMLFGLTQPLVAGERFALTLEFEKAGKVDVEVAIEAEAPVDAHAHH; encoded by the coding sequence ATGCGTCTGAAACCTGCCGCCCTTGCCTTGCTGGCACTGTTGGGCAACTGCGCACTGGCTCATGAGTTCACTGTAGGCGATCTGCACATCGAACACCCCTGGTCACGCGCCCTGCCCCCCAATGCCCCCAACGGCGGTGCCTATTTCGTCGTGCACAACCAGGCGCAAAGTGCTGATCGCCTGCTTGCCGTCAGCACGCCGCGAGCGGCCAAAGCCGAACTGCATACCCATCTGATGCTGGGTGAGGTGATGAAAATGCAGAAGGTCGACTCGGTCAGCATCCCCGCAGGTGGCGAAGTACGCTTCGCCCCAGGCGGAAATCACGTGATGCTGTTTGGCCTGACCCAACCACTGGTGGCCGGCGAGCGCTTTGCGCTGACGCTGGAGTTCGAGAAGGCTGGCAAGGTGGACGTTGAGGTGGCTATCGAAGCCGAAGCGCCTGTCGATGCACACGCCCACCATTGA
- a CDS encoding paraquat-inducible protein A — protein MIQDSGQPVDTRQALPPLKDLIACHECDLLMHHPHVGEEQKASCPRCGYELVVHRAQMQRRALALVLTALLLFIPANFLPIMSLNLLGQNAVDTVWSGVVGLYQSDMKAVAAVVFLCSMLIPLLKLLCQLLVLLSLPFPSWRPLGIQLYRAYHHLREWGMLEIYLFGIIVSIVKLVGLADLHLGVGMACFIALMLAQVWLEVTMSPHQVWDALSEEEDNHART, from the coding sequence ATGATTCAGGATTCGGGGCAACCCGTGGATACCCGGCAAGCGCTACCGCCGCTGAAAGATCTGATTGCCTGCCATGAGTGCGACCTGCTCATGCATCACCCGCATGTTGGTGAGGAGCAGAAAGCCAGCTGCCCGCGCTGTGGCTACGAACTGGTGGTGCACCGTGCGCAGATGCAGCGCCGCGCCCTGGCCCTGGTGCTGACGGCATTGCTGCTGTTCATCCCGGCCAACTTCCTGCCGATCATGAGTCTCAACCTGCTGGGCCAGAACGCCGTCGACACGGTGTGGAGCGGGGTAGTGGGGCTGTACCAGTCCGACATGAAAGCCGTGGCCGCGGTGGTCTTTCTCTGCAGCATGCTGATCCCGCTGCTCAAGCTGCTGTGCCAGCTTCTGGTCCTGCTGAGTTTGCCATTCCCAAGCTGGCGCCCCCTCGGCATACAGTTGTACCGGGCGTACCACCACCTGCGTGAATGGGGCATGCTGGAAATCTACTTGTTCGGCATTATCGTCTCGATCGTCAAACTGGTCGGTCTTGCCGACCTGCATCTGGGCGTTGGCATGGCCTGTTTCATCGCCTTGATGCTGGCTCAGGTGTGGCTCGAGGTGACCATGTCTCCGCATCAGGTGTGGGATGCACTCAGTGAAGAGGAAGATAACCATGCGCGCACTTGA
- a CDS encoding trimeric intracellular cation channel family protein — protein MQQLFYLADLFGVAVFAITGALMAGRKSMDLFGVLVIAIVTALGGGTLRDVILDNHPVSWIRNDTYILVASLAAIGTVLWVRLTRPIHERGLLIADAFGLAVFTVIGTEVALQHNVPYSTAVIMGVMTGVAGGVMRDVICNEIPLIFKKEIYATACILGSLVFIGLRELQTPHWLDTGVAMLTVLGVRLAAIQWHLGLPQFHLLDRD, from the coding sequence ATGCAACAGCTTTTCTACCTGGCCGACCTGTTCGGGGTCGCCGTATTCGCCATCACCGGCGCCCTGATGGCCGGGCGCAAGTCCATGGATCTGTTCGGTGTGCTGGTGATCGCCATCGTCACCGCGCTAGGGGGAGGGACCCTGCGTGATGTGATCCTGGATAACCACCCGGTCAGCTGGATTCGCAATGACACCTATATCCTGGTTGCCTCGCTGGCAGCCATCGGCACTGTGCTCTGGGTGCGCCTGACCCGTCCGATCCACGAGCGCGGCCTGCTGATTGCGGACGCTTTTGGTCTGGCTGTGTTTACCGTGATCGGCACAGAAGTCGCCCTGCAGCACAACGTGCCCTACAGCACTGCGGTGATCATGGGCGTGATGACCGGCGTGGCCGGTGGTGTGATGCGCGATGTTATCTGCAACGAGATTCCGCTGATCTTCAAGAAAGAGATCTACGCTACCGCCTGCATTCTCGGCTCGCTGGTGTTCATTGGCCTGCGTGAACTGCAGACACCGCACTGGCTGGATACCGGGGTAGCCATGCTGACCGTGCTCGGTGTGCGCCTGGCGGCCATCCAGTGGCACCTGGGCCTGCCGCAGTTCCATTTGCTGGATCGCGACTGA